The following coding sequences are from one Betaproteobacteria bacterium window:
- a CDS encoding alpha/beta fold hydrolase, producing MSAGLVFLPGWCLGRGPWQATAEAMGGRILDLPGYGKQPLVEDFFGAADALAAQLAPGTPLCGWSLGAMLALTVAARHPEKVGRLLLAAGTASFVQRPGWPDALATDALAEFTAGVAADVDALLPRFVGNFNRGDAAGKALTRELLALADPRPAAATLATGLAWLRDVDLRPLAPRVVAPTLLLHGAADPLMPLAAARTLAQLIPGARLLPFAGRAHAPFLSEPEGFRAALHAFCHDSPA from the coding sequence ATGAGCGCAGGACTCGTCTTCCTCCCCGGCTGGTGCCTGGGGCGTGGCCCCTGGCAGGCCACGGCGGAGGCCATGGGTGGCCGTATCCTGGATTTGCCCGGCTATGGCAAGCAGCCGCTGGTCGAAGATTTCTTTGGCGCCGCCGACGCCCTGGCCGCGCAACTGGCACCCGGCACCCCCCTGTGCGGCTGGTCCCTGGGCGCCATGCTGGCCCTGACAGTCGCCGCCCGGCATCCGGAGAAAGTCGGCCGTCTGCTCCTGGCCGCCGGTACCGCCTCCTTCGTCCAGCGCCCCGGCTGGCCGGACGCCCTGGCGACGGACGCCCTGGCCGAGTTCACCGCCGGCGTGGCTGCCGACGTGGACGCCCTGCTCCCCCGCTTCGTCGGCAACTTCAACCGGGGCGACGCCGCCGGCAAGGCCCTGACTCGGGAACTCCTGGCCCTGGCCGACCCCCGCCCCGCCGCCGCCACCCTGGCCACCGGCCTCGCCTGGCTGCGCGACGTCGACCTGCGTCCCCTGGCCCCCCGGGTCGTGGCGCCCACCCTGCTCCTGCACGGCGCCGCCGACCCGCTCATGCCCCTGGCCGCTGCCCGGACTCTGGCCCAACTGATCCCCGGAGCCCGGCTGCTCCCTTTCGCGGGCCGCGCCCACGCGCCCTTCCTTTCCGAACCTGA